One window of Tenacibaculum maritimum NCIMB 2154 genomic DNA carries:
- a CDS encoding ABC transporter ATP-binding protein produces MIEVKGLHKGFNGVEVLKGITTTFEPGKTSLIIGQSGSGKTVFLKSLIGLHLPEKGTVVYDGRVNTALSLEEKRELRQELGMVFQGSALFDSQTVEENVMFPLKMFTKQPEEEMLERVNFVLKRVNLENSNKKFPAELSGGMQKRVAIARAIVMNPKYLFCDEPNSGLDPQTAIVIDNLIQEITEEYKITTVINTHDMNSVMEIGEKIVFLKDGYKAWEGNNKEIFKTNNEAVVSFVYSSNLFKKVREAYLSEK; encoded by the coding sequence ATGATAGAAGTAAAAGGCTTACATAAAGGTTTTAATGGGGTAGAGGTTTTAAAAGGAATAACGACTACTTTTGAACCAGGAAAAACAAGTTTGATTATAGGTCAAAGTGGTTCTGGGAAAACGGTTTTTTTAAAATCACTAATAGGGCTTCATCTCCCAGAAAAAGGAACAGTGGTATATGATGGTAGAGTAAATACGGCACTCTCTTTAGAGGAAAAAAGAGAGTTAAGACAAGAGTTAGGAATGGTTTTTCAAGGAAGTGCGTTATTTGATTCGCAAACAGTAGAGGAAAATGTTATGTTTCCTTTAAAAATGTTTACCAAGCAGCCAGAAGAAGAGATGCTAGAAAGGGTTAACTTTGTACTAAAAAGAGTGAATCTTGAAAATTCAAATAAAAAATTCCCAGCAGAATTATCTGGAGGAATGCAAAAGAGAGTTGCTATAGCAAGAGCCATAGTGATGAACCCGAAGTATTTATTTTGTGATGAACCAAATTCAGGATTAGATCCTCAAACAGCCATTGTTATAGATAATTTAATTCAAGAAATTACAGAAGAATATAAAATAACCACAGTCATTAATACACATGATATGAATTCGGTTATGGAAATAGGTGAAAAAATTGTTTTTTTAAAAGATGGCTATAAAGCTTGGGAAGGCAATAATAAAGAGATTTTCAAAACAAATAATGAAGCTGTAGTAAGCTTTGTATATTCTTCAAACTTATTTAAAAAGGTAAGAGAAGCTTATTTATCCGAAAAATAA
- a CDS encoding C10 family peptidase has product MIKKITLLTLILLFSFKNSFADQIDKETAISIATKWINFKRQTHANTFQNSTFSPKEFASIKEVSFKKQIVYYIVNFKKGGFVIVAASNSTKPILGYSNNSFFDASSKNPTTKNLLNAYKTFVYKNVLAQKVKREKTDSHNKWNQLLKKSPKNQFKAKMIIPFMGDILYKQSQGFEKFCPSSDDEKAVVGCVATAMAQVMRYWEFPTTGKSQTSYNHKKYGTISVNFENQRYDWDNMSKINADDENAKLSYHAGVSVKMNYGISSNGGSSARTRDALSALKKNFKYHKDAKMIYKHNYSDVEWSNIIKEQLDEKRPVLYTGRSENLLDPTTLSSGHLFTLDGYDATEQGDFFHINWGWGGRSNGFFSLTDMVTHDGRYNWIDNNAIIIDLYPTNMAPIFKYKPTTTIDADTFYKYKVNVWDENRNDIVTVSLKEGPSWTSLLFENGNYVLRGIPTHNDIGKHTVVIEATDGINKTTQEFNLTVLKKEKYCRSKAYKTEYEWIDAISFGGMVNTSGRNGGYTNFMNKTATITAGTTSPLTITTGSIGSPYTEHLSTWIDYNQNGIFEESERIVNQATNSIHNTYSIKIPNNALSGITKMRVSIKYGTPQTACEIFSNGEVEDYNVNIIRTSSRKNKTTQYIDKNIPSIDLQIYPNPSNDFINIKTSTLLKSGYYQIIDIHGKIVIQNSLTPSIDIKKLKTGTYFIKIFDKDNHYSKSFIKFER; this is encoded by the coding sequence ATGATTAAAAAAATCACCCTACTAACCCTTATTTTACTCTTTTCCTTCAAAAATTCATTTGCCGATCAAATCGACAAAGAAACAGCTATTTCCATTGCTACAAAATGGATTAATTTTAAAAGACAAACGCATGCAAACACCTTTCAAAATTCAACTTTTTCTCCTAAAGAATTTGCTTCTATAAAAGAAGTTTCTTTCAAAAAACAGATCGTTTACTATATTGTTAACTTTAAGAAAGGCGGATTTGTAATCGTTGCTGCAAGTAATAGTACAAAGCCTATTTTAGGATATTCTAATAACTCTTTCTTTGATGCTAGTTCTAAAAACCCTACCACTAAAAACCTACTGAATGCCTACAAAACATTTGTTTATAAAAATGTGCTAGCTCAAAAAGTAAAGAGAGAAAAAACTGACAGTCATAACAAATGGAATCAATTACTAAAAAAAAGTCCTAAAAATCAGTTTAAAGCAAAAATGATCATACCATTTATGGGAGATATCTTATACAAACAATCTCAAGGATTCGAAAAGTTTTGTCCTAGTAGTGATGATGAAAAAGCTGTTGTTGGATGCGTAGCCACTGCAATGGCTCAAGTAATGAGGTATTGGGAATTTCCTACAACAGGTAAAAGCCAAACTTCTTATAACCATAAGAAGTACGGAACTATTAGCGTTAATTTTGAAAACCAGCGATACGACTGGGATAATATGTCTAAAATAAATGCTGATGATGAAAATGCAAAACTATCGTATCACGCTGGTGTTTCTGTTAAAATGAATTATGGAATATCTTCAAATGGAGGTTCTAGTGCTCGTACACGCGATGCTTTATCTGCTTTAAAAAAGAACTTTAAATACCATAAAGATGCCAAAATGATATACAAACACAACTATTCTGACGTAGAATGGAGTAATATTATAAAAGAGCAACTTGATGAAAAAAGACCTGTTTTATATACTGGAAGAAGTGAAAATCTTTTAGATCCTACAACACTCAGTTCAGGACACCTATTTACTTTGGATGGATACGACGCTACTGAACAAGGTGATTTTTTCCATATCAATTGGGGATGGGGAGGAAGAAGTAATGGGTTCTTTTCTTTAACTGACATGGTTACTCATGATGGTAGATATAATTGGATAGATAATAATGCCATTATTATTGACCTATACCCTACCAATATGGCTCCTATATTTAAATATAAACCAACTACTACTATTGATGCTGATACTTTTTACAAATATAAGGTTAACGTTTGGGACGAAAATCGTAACGATATTGTAACGGTATCTCTAAAAGAAGGTCCTTCTTGGACAAGTCTCCTTTTTGAAAACGGAAACTATGTACTAAGAGGAATCCCTACTCATAATGATATTGGTAAACATACAGTTGTCATAGAAGCTACCGATGGCATCAATAAAACTACTCAAGAATTTAACTTAACAGTATTAAAAAAAGAAAAGTACTGTAGGTCAAAAGCATACAAGACAGAATATGAATGGATTGATGCTATTTCTTTTGGAGGCATGGTAAATACAAGCGGTCGAAATGGTGGTTATACCAACTTTATGAATAAAACAGCTACTATAACTGCTGGAACTACTAGCCCATTAACCATTACTACCGGTTCCATAGGCTCACCATACACAGAACACCTCAGTACTTGGATAGATTATAATCAAAATGGTATTTTTGAAGAAAGTGAAAGAATCGTAAATCAAGCTACCAATAGCATTCATAACACCTATTCAATCAAAATTCCAAACAATGCCTTGTCTGGAATAACTAAAATGAGAGTATCTATAAAATACGGAACTCCTCAAACAGCCTGCGAAATATTTAGCAACGGAGAAGTTGAAGATTATAATGTAAATATCATTCGAACATCTTCTCGCAAAAATAAAACTACTCAATATATCGATAAGAATATTCCCTCTATTGATTTACAGATATACCCGAACCCATCAAATGATTTTATAAATATTAAAACTTCGACGCTCCTAAAAAGTGGGTATTATCAAATTATTGATATTCATGGAAAAATTGTGATTCAAAATTCATTGACACCTTCTATCGATATTAAAAAATTAAAAACAGGAACATACTTTATAAAGATATTCGACAAAGACAATCACTATTCAAAATCATTTATAAAATTTGAAAGATAA
- the pafA gene encoding alkaline phosphatase PafA yields MKKNILPIALFMLIAITGFSVKQKEKPKPKLVIGIVVDQMRYDYLVRFSDKYGDGGFKRLLKNGFSLENAHYNYIPTYTAVGHTSIYTGTTPSNHGIIGNNWYDKFAKKAIYCVDDNSYTSIGYEGTGGQKSPYRMLTTTITDQLRLAQNMKGKTIGIAIKDRSSILPAGHTANAAYWFQGGSEGKFISSSFYMDQLPEWVQRFNASGKADAYLSKPWNTLYDISTYTESITDDNNFEQPFKGEDKPVFPHNIPKLRKYNANYSILKAIPAGNSITADFAKAAIIGEKLGQGRYTDFLTVSFSSTDYVGHQFGVASKEIEDTYLRLDKDLESFFNFLDTHIGKENYTLFLTADHAAVQVPAYLQSLKVPANYFSYKKFTNFINNSTQKHFGSDELVENISNFQLFLNKEKIASLKLNANEVAQKIADEAINYTGIYKTITAKALQSANFEKGILSSLQNGYNQKFSGDVLLIPTPSTVSYPKKGTTHGSGYSYDTHIPIIFYGNGIKQGNSKNAYRIIDIAPTISNLLQIEFPNGNTGNIITEALK; encoded by the coding sequence ATGAAAAAAAATATATTACCCATCGCTCTTTTTATGCTGATTGCAATAACTGGCTTTTCTGTTAAACAAAAAGAAAAGCCTAAACCCAAGCTAGTTATTGGTATCGTTGTAGATCAAATGCGCTATGATTACTTAGTTCGTTTTTCTGATAAGTATGGCGATGGAGGCTTTAAACGCTTATTAAAAAATGGCTTTTCTCTAGAAAATGCACATTATAATTATATTCCGACTTATACGGCTGTTGGACACACTTCTATTTATACAGGAACCACCCCTTCAAACCATGGTATTATAGGAAATAACTGGTATGATAAATTTGCTAAAAAAGCTATTTACTGCGTTGATGATAATTCTTATACCTCTATAGGGTATGAAGGTACTGGAGGGCAAAAATCTCCTTATAGAATGCTTACCACTACAATAACCGATCAATTGCGTTTAGCTCAAAACATGAAAGGGAAAACAATTGGAATAGCAATTAAGGATCGTTCTTCTATTTTACCAGCTGGACATACTGCGAACGCCGCTTACTGGTTTCAAGGAGGCTCGGAAGGTAAATTTATCAGTTCTTCTTTTTATATGGACCAACTGCCTGAATGGGTACAACGCTTTAATGCTTCTGGAAAAGCGGATGCATATTTAAGTAAACCTTGGAATACTTTATATGATATCAGTACTTATACGGAAAGTATTACGGATGATAATAATTTTGAACAACCTTTTAAAGGAGAAGATAAGCCTGTTTTTCCTCACAACATTCCTAAACTTCGTAAATACAATGCTAATTATAGTATTTTAAAAGCAATTCCTGCTGGAAACTCCATCACGGCTGATTTTGCTAAAGCTGCTATTATTGGAGAAAAACTAGGTCAAGGAAGATACACCGATTTCTTAACCGTTAGTTTTTCTTCTACAGACTATGTAGGACATCAATTTGGAGTTGCTTCTAAAGAAATAGAGGATACTTATTTACGTTTAGATAAAGATTTAGAAAGTTTTTTTAACTTCCTAGATACTCATATTGGGAAAGAAAATTATACTTTATTTCTAACAGCAGACCATGCAGCTGTACAAGTTCCTGCTTACCTACAGTCTCTAAAAGTTCCTGCTAACTATTTTAGCTATAAAAAGTTTACAAACTTTATAAATAACAGCACTCAAAAACACTTTGGCTCTGATGAGTTAGTTGAAAACATTTCTAATTTTCAACTATTTTTAAATAAAGAAAAAATAGCTTCTTTAAAGTTAAATGCGAATGAAGTAGCTCAAAAAATTGCTGATGAAGCAATTAATTATACAGGTATTTACAAAACCATTACTGCTAAGGCACTACAATCGGCTAATTTTGAAAAAGGAATTTTAAGCTCTTTACAAAATGGATACAACCAAAAGTTTTCTGGGGATGTTTTATTAATTCCAACTCCATCTACCGTTAGCTATCCTAAAAAAGGAACTACACACGGATCTGGTTATTCATATGATACACATATTCCTATTATATTTTATGGAAATGGAATTAAACAAGGCAATTCAAAAAACGCATATCGTATTATAGATATTGCTCCTACTATTTCTAATTTATTGCAAATTGAATTTCCTAATGGAAATACGGGAAATATTATTACTGAAGCTTTAAAGTAG
- a CDS encoding PrsW family intramembrane metalloprotease yields MGLLLLGVAPAMIIMSYIYFKDKFEKEPVAFLAKNFILGVTFSILLTAVLGGILHRIFPITDSKSIFQMFIKAFITVGFVEELSKYLVVRFYAQPNKEFNEPFDGIVYAVMVSMGFATLENILYVFQYGAETGITRAFTAVPAHATFAILMGYFMGKAKFSKYKVQLNLTGLILATFFHGAYDFFLFIHFIPGISAGAFISLAVGIILSNRAIKLHAENSKFKN; encoded by the coding sequence ATGGGTTTGTTGTTATTAGGAGTTGCTCCTGCAATGATTATCATGTCATACATTTACTTTAAAGATAAATTTGAAAAGGAACCGGTAGCTTTTTTAGCGAAAAATTTTATTCTAGGAGTAACTTTTAGTATTCTGCTAACAGCTGTTTTAGGAGGTATATTGCATAGAATATTTCCCATAACGGATAGTAAAAGCATCTTTCAAATGTTTATAAAAGCATTTATAACTGTTGGTTTTGTAGAAGAGCTTTCGAAATACTTAGTAGTTCGATTTTATGCACAACCTAATAAAGAATTTAATGAGCCTTTTGATGGGATTGTTTATGCAGTAATGGTTTCTATGGGGTTTGCTACTCTTGAAAATATTTTATATGTATTTCAATATGGTGCAGAAACAGGAATTACGCGTGCTTTTACAGCTGTTCCAGCACATGCAACATTTGCAATATTGATGGGGTATTTTATGGGAAAAGCGAAATTTTCAAAATACAAAGTCCAGTTAAATTTAACTGGACTTATATTGGCTACATTCTTTCATGGAGCCTATGATTTTTTCTTATTTATTCATTTTATACCAGGAATTTCAGCAGGTGCTTTTATTTCTTTAGCAGTAGGAATTATATTATCTAACAGGGCTATAAAGCTACATGCAGAAAATTCTAAATTTAAAAATTAG
- the ctlX gene encoding citrulline utilization hydrolase CtlX, producing MKQTTNTILMVRPASFRMNEQTAINNYYQQEITEALPETINMKAQKEFDTFVEKLQSKGVNVIVIKDTRVPDTPDALFPNNWVSFHESGMVGVYPMFAENRRLERREDVLELLEEQNFEITSVVDYTSAEEESIFLEGTGSMILDRENRKAYCALSPRADEELFIEFCEDFEYTPIIFNANQTVAGKREAIYHTNVMMCIGETFAVICLESIDDKKEKKNVLKHLKSDGKEVIAITEKQVNEFAGNMLQVKGKEGAPLLVMSTSAYHSLTKEQVKKIERHTPIIHTSLETIETCGGGSARCMMAEVFLPNKK from the coding sequence ATGAAACAAACAACAAACACCATATTAATGGTTCGTCCGGCTAGTTTTAGAATGAACGAACAAACTGCCATAAATAATTATTACCAGCAGGAAATCACAGAAGCACTACCGGAAACAATTAATATGAAAGCTCAAAAAGAGTTTGATACTTTTGTAGAAAAATTGCAAAGTAAAGGAGTAAATGTCATTGTTATTAAAGATACAAGAGTTCCTGATACTCCAGATGCTTTATTTCCTAATAACTGGGTGTCGTTTCACGAGAGCGGAATGGTAGGGGTATATCCTATGTTTGCTGAAAATAGGAGGTTAGAGAGGAGAGAGGATGTACTGGAGTTATTAGAGGAACAAAATTTTGAAATAACAAGTGTCGTTGATTATACAAGTGCTGAGGAAGAAAGCATTTTTTTAGAAGGAACAGGAAGTATGATTTTAGATCGTGAGAATAGGAAGGCATATTGTGCTTTGTCACCTAGGGCAGATGAGGAATTATTTATAGAGTTTTGTGAAGATTTTGAATATACTCCTATTATTTTTAATGCAAATCAAACAGTAGCAGGAAAAAGAGAAGCTATTTACCACACAAATGTAATGATGTGTATTGGTGAAACATTTGCAGTAATATGCTTAGAGTCTATAGATGATAAAAAAGAAAAAAAGAATGTTTTAAAGCACTTAAAATCTGATGGAAAAGAAGTCATTGCTATCACAGAAAAGCAAGTGAATGAGTTTGCAGGTAATATGTTACAAGTAAAAGGAAAAGAAGGAGCTCCACTTTTGGTAATGAGTACTTCTGCATACCACTCTTTAACAAAGGAGCAGGTAAAAAAAATAGAGAGGCATACACCTATCATTCATACGTCATTAGAAACAATAGAAACTTGTGGAGGAGGCAGTGCACGTTGTATGATGGCGGAAGTTTTTTTACCGAATAAAAAATAA
- a CDS encoding MlaE family ABC transporter permease produces the protein MNYIEHIGKYFLMLKEVFTKPQRARVFKEAIFREIDELGLKSIGIIAFISFFIGGVIALQTALNLESPFIPKSLIGFAAKRSVILEFAPTFCSIILAGKVGSYITSSIGTMRVTEQIDALEVMGINSLNYLVLPKVIATVFFYPFLIVLGMFLGIFGGWVAGVFSGLFSGIDFITGVQMEFNPFLLTYAIIKTLVFAFLIATVPSYHGYFVKGGSLEVGKASTQSVVWTIVVIVITNYFLTQMLLT, from the coding sequence ATGAATTACATCGAACATATTGGTAAGTATTTTTTAATGTTGAAAGAGGTTTTTACCAAGCCACAAAGAGCTAGAGTTTTTAAAGAAGCTATATTTAGGGAAATTGACGAATTAGGATTAAAATCTATAGGAATTATAGCGTTTATTTCATTTTTCATAGGAGGGGTTATAGCTTTACAAACAGCGTTAAATTTAGAAAGCCCCTTCATTCCAAAATCGTTGATAGGTTTTGCAGCAAAAAGATCGGTAATATTAGAGTTTGCACCTACTTTTTGCTCAATCATATTGGCAGGAAAGGTAGGGTCTTATATAACATCTAGTATTGGTACTATGAGAGTTACAGAACAAATAGATGCATTAGAGGTAATGGGAATTAATTCTTTGAATTATCTGGTATTACCAAAGGTTATAGCAACCGTATTTTTTTATCCATTCTTGATTGTTTTAGGAATGTTTTTGGGAATTTTTGGAGGATGGGTTGCAGGAGTATTTTCAGGGTTGTTTTCGGGGATAGACTTTATAACGGGGGTACAGATGGAGTTTAATCCATTTTTGCTAACCTATGCAATTATAAAAACATTGGTATTTGCTTTTTTAATAGCAACGGTACCGTCTTATCATGGATATTTTGTAAAAGGAGGCTCGTTAGAAGTAGGAAAAGCAAGTACGCAGTCGGTAGTTTGGACAATAGTTGTTATTGTTATAACGAATTATTTTTTAACACAAATGTTGCTAACGTAA